One stretch of Streptomyces sp. NBC_01363 DNA includes these proteins:
- a CDS encoding CBS domain-containing protein has translation MTTAKDIMHTGATWIPAHETLDRAAQLMREHKVGALPISANGEKDRMIGILTDRDIVVGCVAMGHDPSKMTAGDLAQGTPRWIDSEAGVEMVLEEMQTHRIRRLPVVENKMLIGMISEADLAQHLTEEQIAGWAEKVYARG, from the coding sequence ATGACCACCGCCAAGGACATCATGCACACCGGGGCCACGTGGATCCCCGCGCACGAGACGCTCGACCGGGCCGCGCAGCTGATGCGCGAACACAAGGTCGGCGCGCTGCCCATCTCGGCCAACGGCGAGAAGGACCGGATGATCGGCATCCTCACGGACCGCGACATCGTGGTCGGCTGTGTGGCCATGGGCCACGATCCGTCGAAGATGACGGCGGGCGACCTCGCCCAGGGCACCCCTCGCTGGATCGACTCGGAGGCGGGTGTGGAGATGGTTCTGGAGGAGATGCAGACCCATCGGATCCGCCGGCTCCCGGTGGTCGAGAACAAGATGCTGATCGGCATGATCAGCGAAGCCGACCTGGCGCAGCACCTCACCGAGGAGCAGATCGCCGGCTGGGCGGAGAAGGTCTACGCGCGCGGCTGA
- a CDS encoding DUF305 domain-containing protein, with protein sequence MTAVKRVRRVEWVAGSAVVLALLFAGAATVASARDDGNGADHVATAPRTPAVDSADAGFARDMAVHHQQAVEMSFIVRDRTQDEEVRRLAYDIANTQANQRGMLLGWLDLWELPKVAAGQEPMGWMAAGHEGHSMEGMDGMAGTGTGYRPHDGSLMPGMATRTELKRLRSVKGREAEVLYLRLMTAHHKGGIDMARGCARLCTVKAEKRLAQGMVEAQQSELDAMAHMLAARGAGPRS encoded by the coding sequence GTGACCGCGGTGAAGCGCGTACGGCGCGTCGAGTGGGTGGCCGGCTCCGCCGTGGTGCTCGCGCTGCTCTTCGCGGGGGCGGCGACGGTCGCCTCCGCGCGCGACGACGGGAACGGGGCGGACCACGTCGCGACCGCGCCGCGCACGCCCGCCGTGGATTCGGCGGACGCCGGTTTCGCCCGTGACATGGCGGTCCACCACCAGCAGGCCGTGGAGATGTCCTTCATCGTGCGTGACCGTACGCAGGACGAGGAGGTACGCCGTCTCGCGTACGACATCGCCAATACGCAGGCCAATCAGCGCGGCATGCTGCTCGGCTGGCTGGATCTGTGGGAGCTGCCCAAGGTGGCCGCCGGGCAGGAGCCGATGGGCTGGATGGCGGCCGGGCACGAGGGGCACTCGATGGAGGGCATGGACGGGATGGCGGGCACGGGGACCGGCTACCGGCCCCATGACGGCTCCCTCATGCCCGGCATGGCCACCAGGACCGAGCTGAAGCGGCTCCGTTCGGTGAAGGGCCGGGAGGCCGAGGTCCTGTACCTCCGGCTGATGACCGCCCACCACAAGGGCGGCATCGACATGGCGCGCGGCTGCGCCCGGCTGTGCACGGTGAAGGCAGAGAAGCGGCTCGCCCAGGGAATGGTCGAGGCCCAGCAGTCGGAGCTGGACGCGATGGCCCACATGCTGGCGGCGCGAGGCGCCGGGCCCCGGTCCTGA
- a CDS encoding DUF3105 domain-containing protein, with product MSFDPRTPRAQQHDAHRARQRRDRALAIGLSVLVVVGLVGFGSYLVLEKSEASEQKRAAPATDDKAPSAEQKKPADGSIEGLRTWDAAKLTRNHVGGTVAYPMKPPVGGDHNPIWMNCDGEVYTKALPDVNAVHSLEHGSVWVTYTDQASDADVAKLAERVGRTPYSLMSPYEGQSGTIMLTAWGKQVTVDGADDPRVDRFFSEFVQGPQTPEPGAACTGGLGAQ from the coding sequence ATGAGTTTCGACCCCAGGACCCCCAGGGCGCAGCAGCACGACGCCCACCGCGCGCGGCAACGCCGCGACCGTGCCCTGGCCATAGGCCTGAGCGTGCTCGTGGTCGTCGGTCTGGTCGGTTTCGGCTCGTACCTGGTGCTGGAGAAATCCGAGGCGTCCGAGCAGAAGCGGGCCGCCCCGGCGACGGACGACAAGGCGCCCTCGGCGGAGCAGAAGAAGCCCGCCGACGGGTCGATCGAGGGGCTGCGGACGTGGGACGCGGCGAAGCTGACCCGCAACCACGTCGGCGGGACCGTCGCGTACCCGATGAAGCCGCCGGTGGGCGGTGACCACAACCCCATATGGATGAACTGCGACGGCGAGGTGTACACGAAGGCGCTGCCCGATGTGAACGCCGTGCACTCGCTGGAGCACGGGTCGGTATGGGTGACGTACACGGACCAGGCCTCGGACGCCGATGTGGCGAAGCTCGCCGAGCGGGTCGGCCGGACGCCGTACTCGCTGATGAGCCCGTACGAGGGCCAGTCCGGGACGATCATGCTGACCGCCTGGGGCAAGCAGGTGACGGTGGACGGCGCCGACGACCCGAGGGTCGACCGGTTCTTCTCGGAGTTCGTGCAGGGGCCGCAGACGCCCGAGCCCGGTGCGGCGTGTACGGGCGGGCTGGGGGCGCAGTGA
- the glnA gene encoding type I glutamate--ammonia ligase yields MDKQQEFVLRTLEERDIRFVRLWFTDVLGYLKSVAVAPAELEQAFDEGIGFDGSAIEGFARVYESDMIAKPDPGTFQILPWRAEAPGTARMFCDILMPDGSPSFADPRYVLKRILAKTSDLGFTFYTHPEIEFFLLKDKPVDGSRPTPADSSGYFDHTPQNVGMDFRRQAITMLESMGISVEFSHHEGAPGQQEIDLRYADALSTADNIMTFRLVMKQVALEQGVQATFMPKPFSEYPGSGMHTHLSLFEGDRNAFYESGAEYQLSKVGRSFIAGLLTHAAEISAVTNQWVNSYKRIWGGSSRAAGAGGEAPSYICWGHNNRSALIRVPMYKPGKTGSARVEVRSIDSGANPYLTYAVLLAAGLKGIEGGYELPAGADDDVWALSDAERRAMGIEPLPQNLGEAIALMEKSELVAETLGEHVFDFFLRNKKQEWEEYRSEVTAFELKALLPVL; encoded by the coding sequence ATGGACAAGCAGCAGGAATTCGTCCTCAGGACGCTTGAGGAGCGCGACATCCGCTTCGTACGGCTGTGGTTCACCGATGTCCTGGGCTACCTCAAATCCGTCGCCGTGGCCCCCGCCGAGCTGGAACAGGCGTTCGACGAGGGCATCGGCTTCGACGGCTCGGCCATCGAGGGCTTCGCCCGGGTGTACGAGTCCGACATGATCGCCAAGCCGGACCCGGGCACGTTCCAGATCCTGCCGTGGCGGGCGGAGGCCCCCGGCACGGCCCGGATGTTCTGCGACATCCTGATGCCCGACGGCTCGCCGTCCTTCGCCGACCCGCGCTACGTACTCAAGCGCATCCTCGCCAAGACCTCCGACCTGGGCTTCACCTTCTACACCCACCCGGAGATCGAGTTCTTCCTGCTGAAGGACAAGCCGGTCGACGGCAGCCGCCCCACCCCCGCCGACAGCTCCGGCTACTTCGACCACACCCCGCAGAACGTCGGCATGGACTTCCGCCGCCAGGCGATCACCATGCTCGAATCCATGGGCATCTCGGTCGAGTTCAGCCACCACGAGGGCGCCCCCGGCCAGCAGGAGATCGACCTGCGGTACGCGGACGCGCTCTCCACCGCCGACAACATCATGACCTTCCGCCTGGTGATGAAGCAGGTCGCGCTGGAGCAGGGCGTGCAGGCGACGTTCATGCCGAAGCCGTTCTCCGAGTACCCCGGCTCGGGCATGCACACCCACCTCTCCCTCTTCGAGGGCGACCGCAACGCCTTCTACGAGTCGGGCGCCGAGTACCAGCTCTCCAAGGTCGGCCGCTCCTTCATCGCCGGCCTGCTCACCCACGCGGCGGAGATCTCCGCCGTCACGAACCAGTGGGTCAACTCCTACAAGCGCATCTGGGGCGGCTCCTCCCGCGCCGCGGGCGCCGGCGGCGAGGCCCCCTCGTACATCTGCTGGGGCCACAACAACCGCTCCGCGCTCATCCGCGTCCCGATGTACAAGCCCGGCAAGACCGGCTCCGCGCGCGTGGAGGTCCGCTCCATCGACTCCGGCGCCAACCCCTACCTGACGTACGCGGTGCTCCTCGCCGCGGGCCTCAAGGGCATAGAGGGGGGCTACGAACTCCCGGCCGGCGCCGACGACGACGTCTGGGCGCTGTCGGACGCGGAGCGCCGCGCGATGGGCATCGAGCCGCTGCCGCAGAACCTGGGCGAGGCGATCGCGCTGATGGAGAAGAGCGAACTGGTCGCGGAGACGCTCGGCGAGCACGTCTTCGACTTCTTCTTGCGCAACAAGAAGCAGGAGTGGGAGGAGTACCGCAGCGAGGTCACCGCCTTCGAGCTGAAGGCCCTGCTGCCGGTGCTGTGA
- a CDS encoding helix-turn-helix transcriptional regulator, whose protein sequence is MVLLRLSSLALSRSRFALSPIAETLGSMIVLSRPCADPWLAPWHSRHHEAFDAVLNADPFAKGLVELVGSTKYLPGFFTLPPSGGMRTGLTEELKPVAAARDADVRADFEAAVARSWKRHDLNWLAGHGWGARTADLFRYVWKQHVSPDWPRRRALLERDVTYRAGLLAAYGWPRALQHMNRRSAWVGTDAIRFSDQPGPDHIVGEEGMLFVPVCMTSGTWLSEAPPDRYALVYPARGSAAATERPGPAHALARLIGPGRAALLHELERPATTSELAAQLGQSLGTVGGHLAVLRDADLVAGTRVGRRVVYRRTGAGDLLAGRSAT, encoded by the coding sequence ATGGTGCTGTTGCGGCTGAGCTCGTTGGCCCTGTCACGGTCCCGGTTCGCGCTGTCGCCGATCGCCGAGACGCTGGGCTCGATGATCGTTCTGAGCAGGCCCTGCGCCGATCCCTGGCTCGCCCCCTGGCACTCCCGCCACCACGAAGCATTCGACGCCGTCCTGAACGCCGATCCCTTCGCCAAGGGGCTGGTCGAGCTGGTCGGTTCGACCAAGTACCTGCCCGGTTTCTTCACCCTGCCTCCGTCCGGCGGCATGCGCACCGGTCTCACCGAGGAGCTGAAACCGGTCGCCGCCGCGCGCGATGCGGACGTACGCGCCGACTTCGAGGCAGCCGTGGCGCGCAGTTGGAAAAGACACGACCTGAACTGGCTGGCAGGGCACGGCTGGGGAGCCCGGACGGCCGACCTGTTCCGGTACGTGTGGAAGCAACACGTCTCCCCGGACTGGCCGCGCCGCCGGGCGCTGCTGGAGCGGGACGTCACCTACCGCGCGGGGCTGCTGGCCGCGTACGGCTGGCCCCGTGCCCTGCAGCACATGAACCGCCGCAGCGCCTGGGTGGGCACCGACGCGATCCGCTTCAGCGACCAGCCCGGCCCGGACCACATCGTCGGCGAGGAAGGGATGCTGTTCGTGCCGGTCTGCATGACGAGCGGCACCTGGCTGTCCGAGGCGCCGCCAGACCGGTACGCGCTGGTCTATCCGGCCCGCGGATCCGCCGCGGCGACCGAGCGGCCGGGACCGGCTCATGCGCTGGCGCGGCTGATCGGCCCCGGCCGCGCCGCCCTGCTCCACGAGCTCGAACGCCCCGCGACCACCAGCGAGCTCGCCGCGCAACTCGGTCAGTCGCTGGGCACCGTCGGCGGCCACCTGGCCGTCCTGCGCGATGCGGACCTGGTCGCAGGAACGAGAGTCGGCCGACGCGTCGTCTACCGGCGCACCGGGGCCGGCGATCTCCTGGCCGGACGGAGCGCGACCTGA
- a CDS encoding MFS transporter translates to MHSSPRCSLFAQAEFRAFFAGRLVSLLGSSIAPVALAFAVLDASDSAHDLGVVLAVHMLPLLALLLVGGAVADRFPRRSVLVAAHLGSALTQGGVAAILLTGHYSLVLVAALEFLNGALAAFATPALRGIVPRLVDKALLQQANSLLGSARNATKILGPSLSGVLVVAVGSGPAIAFDAFTYLLAAGFLARLTLATDMDAPRRTTVLTDIRDGWTEFRSIPWVWVGTVSFCLMNLIQTGTWQILGPQLTRQISGEATWGFVLSARGIGLLVSSLLMYRLVVERLLRLGQLTSALAALPLLALGAQLHAPWLIAGAFVAGLGSSVTAVAWDTSLQEHVPEGVLSRVASYDDLLSYVAIPIGQLSVGPLARTFGGFRVAAAAGVLSAAVAVIPLASTAVRRLPHVRTHRTEPAPPAPGALAVLPADGAAGSGPCGTGRGTEQGVE, encoded by the coding sequence GTGCATTCCTCTCCGCGTTGCTCCCTCTTCGCTCAGGCAGAATTCCGCGCGTTCTTTGCCGGACGCCTGGTGTCGTTGCTCGGCAGTTCGATAGCTCCGGTCGCGCTCGCCTTCGCGGTCCTGGACGCCTCGGACAGCGCTCATGACCTCGGCGTCGTCCTGGCCGTCCATATGCTGCCGCTGCTGGCGCTCCTTCTGGTGGGCGGGGCCGTGGCCGACCGGTTCCCACGCCGGTCCGTGCTGGTGGCCGCCCATCTGGGCTCGGCGCTCACGCAGGGAGGCGTCGCGGCGATCCTGCTGACCGGCCACTACTCACTGGTCCTGGTGGCCGCACTGGAGTTCCTCAACGGCGCACTCGCCGCGTTCGCCACCCCGGCACTGCGCGGGATCGTTCCCCGGCTCGTCGACAAGGCTCTGCTCCAGCAGGCGAACTCCCTGCTCGGATCGGCACGCAACGCGACGAAGATCCTCGGGCCGAGCCTGTCGGGCGTGCTCGTCGTCGCGGTCGGCAGTGGCCCCGCCATTGCCTTCGACGCGTTCACCTACCTGTTGGCGGCAGGTTTCCTCGCGCGGCTCACCCTCGCCACCGACATGGACGCGCCCCGGCGGACCACCGTCCTGACCGACATACGCGACGGCTGGACCGAGTTCCGATCGATCCCCTGGGTATGGGTCGGCACGGTGTCCTTCTGCCTGATGAATCTGATCCAGACCGGCACCTGGCAGATCCTGGGCCCCCAGCTCACCCGGCAGATCAGTGGCGAGGCGACGTGGGGGTTCGTGCTCAGCGCCCGCGGCATCGGCCTGTTGGTGTCGAGCCTGCTGATGTACCGGCTGGTGGTCGAACGCCTCTTGCGGCTGGGGCAGTTGACGAGCGCGCTTGCCGCGCTGCCCCTGCTCGCGCTCGGCGCACAGCTGCACGCCCCGTGGCTGATCGCGGGCGCGTTCGTCGCAGGTCTCGGCTCCTCCGTCACCGCCGTCGCCTGGGACACCTCGCTGCAGGAGCACGTCCCCGAAGGTGTGCTGTCGCGCGTCGCGTCCTACGACGACCTGCTGTCCTACGTCGCCATCCCGATCGGGCAGCTGTCCGTCGGCCCGCTGGCCCGGACCTTCGGCGGCTTCCGGGTGGCCGCGGCGGCCGGCGTCCTCTCCGCCGCCGTGGCCGTGATCCCCCTGGCCTCCACCGCTGTGCGCCGACTGCCCCACGTCCGGACCCACCGCACCGAACCCGCCCCACCGGCCCCGGGTGCTCTCGCGGTCCTGCCCGCCGACGGGGCGGCTGGCAGTGGCCCTTGCGGAACCGGACGGGGTACCGAACAGGGTGTGGAATGA
- a CDS encoding discoidin domain-containing protein gives MYPNGSALLLTPTRRRTVGVVIAAVLVLVGGLLLAYPERAGAAADPLISRGKTATASTDESSDFGPQNAFDGDPATRWASVEGKDPQWLGVDLGASADVTRVKLSWEDAYAKAYRIEISADGTSWTRLADETAGNGGTDDWASLSGKGRYLRVYGTARGTAYGYSLYEVEVYGTLGGEPPQTGAFTVVAAGDIAAQCTASDSDCAHPKTAALAQKIDPKFYLTMGDSQYDDARISDFRAYYDKTWGAFKAKTRPVPGNHETYDPAGSLAGYKAYFGAIAYPQGKTYYSYDEGNWHFIALDSNSFDQSAQIDWLKADLAKNSKACIAAYWHHPLYSSGGHGNDPVSRPVWKILYGAKADLVLNGHDHHYERFAPQNPDGKAVADGITEIVGGMGGAEPYPIEEVQPNSQKRISGEYGVLKMDFTDSGYSWNYVGTDGKTKDTSPKYTCH, from the coding sequence ATGTACCCGAACGGCTCAGCTTTGCTCCTCACGCCCACGCGGCGCCGTACGGTGGGCGTGGTCATCGCCGCCGTACTCGTCCTCGTCGGCGGCCTGTTGCTCGCCTATCCGGAACGGGCCGGCGCCGCCGCCGACCCCCTCATCTCGCGCGGCAAGACCGCCACCGCCTCCACCGACGAAAGTTCCGACTTCGGACCGCAGAACGCCTTCGACGGCGACCCGGCCACCCGCTGGGCGAGCGTCGAGGGCAAGGACCCGCAGTGGCTCGGCGTCGACCTCGGCGCCAGTGCCGACGTCACGCGGGTGAAACTGAGCTGGGAGGACGCCTACGCCAAGGCCTACCGGATCGAGATCTCCGCCGACGGCACCAGCTGGACCCGGCTCGCCGACGAGACGGCTGGCAACGGCGGCACCGACGACTGGGCCTCCCTCTCCGGCAAGGGCCGCTACCTGCGCGTGTACGGCACCGCGCGCGGCACCGCCTACGGCTACTCGCTGTACGAGGTCGAGGTCTACGGCACCCTCGGCGGCGAGCCCCCGCAGACCGGTGCCTTCACCGTGGTCGCCGCCGGTGACATCGCCGCCCAGTGCACCGCGTCCGACAGCGACTGCGCCCACCCCAAGACCGCGGCGCTGGCCCAGAAGATCGACCCGAAATTCTATCTGACGATGGGCGACAGCCAGTACGACGACGCCCGGATCTCCGACTTCCGCGCCTACTACGACAAGACCTGGGGCGCCTTCAAGGCCAAGACCCGTCCGGTACCGGGCAACCACGAGACGTACGACCCGGCCGGTTCGCTGGCCGGCTACAAGGCGTACTTCGGGGCCATCGCGTACCCCCAGGGCAAGACCTACTACAGCTACGACGAGGGCAACTGGCACTTCATCGCCCTCGACTCCAACTCCTTCGACCAGAGCGCGCAGATCGACTGGCTCAAGGCCGACCTCGCCAAGAACAGCAAGGCGTGCATCGCCGCCTACTGGCACCACCCGCTGTACTCCTCGGGCGGACACGGCAACGACCCGGTCAGCAGGCCGGTCTGGAAGATCCTGTACGGGGCCAAGGCCGATCTCGTGCTCAACGGGCACGACCACCACTACGAGCGGTTCGCCCCGCAGAACCCCGACGGGAAGGCCGTCGCCGACGGGATCACCGAGATCGTCGGCGGGATGGGCGGCGCCGAGCCCTACCCCATCGAGGAGGTCCAGCCCAACAGCCAGAAGCGGATCAGCGGTGAATACGGCGTCCTGAAGATGGACTTCACCGACTCCGGCTACAGCTGGAACTACGTCGGCACCGACGGCAAGACCAAGGACACCAGCCCGAAGTACACCTGCCACTGA